A stretch of Gemmatimonas sp. DNA encodes these proteins:
- a CDS encoding isoamylase early set domain-containing protein: MSDRHRDPLHEVSPNDELLLSRVRAVLSPMPAVDRRHVAQVLAAVHNRRRTPWQRLTAPWDTRRGPWHLATSPIVRGATLAAAALVVGFVSRGFVMQPTTTAPPRAVAASTATAPTAAAPTAAAPTAAAPTAAPLQPVDAAADAATRPVPVQFLLGAHDVPDATQVSLVGDFNDWNAGATPLALHNGVWSISVPLAPGRHVYAFVVNGTIWLADPQAPRAADTDFGRPGSVIIVQAP; encoded by the coding sequence GTGAGTGACCGGCATCGTGACCCGCTGCATGAGGTGTCGCCCAACGACGAGCTCCTCCTGTCCCGCGTGAGGGCCGTGCTGTCGCCCATGCCCGCCGTCGATCGGCGGCACGTGGCGCAAGTGCTCGCGGCCGTGCACAACCGACGGCGCACCCCGTGGCAGCGTCTCACAGCGCCGTGGGACACGCGGCGCGGGCCGTGGCATCTGGCCACCTCGCCCATCGTGCGGGGCGCGACCCTGGCCGCCGCCGCACTCGTCGTGGGCTTCGTCAGCCGCGGCTTCGTCATGCAGCCAACCACCACGGCGCCGCCACGTGCCGTTGCTGCGTCCACCGCTACTGCGCCCACCGCTGCTGCGCCCACCGCTGCTGCGCCCACCGCCGCTGCGCCCACCGCCGCGCCGCTGCAGCCGGTGGACGCCGCCGCCGATGCCGCCACCCGCCCGGTCCCCGTGCAGTTCCTGCTCGGCGCGCACGACGTGCCGGACGCCACGCAGGTGAGTCTCGTGGGCGATTTCAACGACTGGAATGCAGGCGCCACACCGCTGGCCCTCCACAACGGCGTCTGGAGCATCAGCGTCCCGCTCGCCCCCGGTCGACACGTGTACGCGTTTGTGGTGAACGGCACCATCTGGCTGGCCGACCCGCAGGCACCGCGCGCCGCCGACACCGACTTCGGGCGCCCTGGCTCCGTCATCATCGTGCAGGCACCGTGA
- a CDS encoding sigma-70 family RNA polymerase sigma factor, translating into MDAAHLLLVLRQARGGDSVAFAQLVDHYYPRALRFALQMLRRREDAEEAVQDTFLRVHDNLSRFREEAPFDPWFFRILGNRCRTMLARRKRHHDLIAYGELPRDAVDNQLADVPDEHFARAVHHALATLPPEQREAFLLRHVNDMDYEEMTLVTGARGSTLRMRVKRAVDALRRSLQPTLSAGVSRE; encoded by the coding sequence ATGGACGCCGCTCACCTGCTCCTCGTGCTCCGTCAGGCGCGCGGCGGCGACTCGGTCGCCTTCGCGCAGCTTGTGGACCACTACTATCCACGGGCGCTGCGCTTCGCGCTGCAGATGCTGCGCCGCCGCGAGGACGCCGAGGAGGCGGTGCAGGACACCTTCCTGCGGGTGCACGATAACCTGTCGCGCTTTCGTGAGGAGGCACCCTTCGATCCCTGGTTCTTCCGCATCCTGGGCAACCGGTGCCGCACCATGCTCGCACGCCGAAAGCGTCACCACGATCTGATCGCCTACGGCGAGCTGCCCCGCGACGCCGTGGACAACCAACTGGCCGATGTCCCCGACGAGCACTTCGCGCGCGCGGTGCATCACGCGCTGGCCACCCTCCCGCCCGAACAGCGCGAAGCGTTCTTGCTGCGCCATGTCAACGATATGGACTACGAAGAGATGACCCTCGTGACCGGAGCCAGAGGCTCCACCCTCCGCATGCGCGTGAAGCGCGCGGTCGATGCGCTCCGTCGAAGCCTGCAGCCCACCCTGAGCGCGGGAGTGTCCCGTGAGTGA
- a CDS encoding D-alanine--D-alanine ligase — protein sequence MRHAITVLLGGTSAERDVSLSSGLRIAAALREKGHEVICLDPAEGVLTRETEHRLLAAGVGSAPPSLEALAGMASQSLSPTLGTLPEVTEADVVFLALHGGQGEDGTVQALLDMVGVPYTGSGHLASALAMDKHLSKVVLRAAGVSTADWIMAPRDVRRLDAAQVGRALDWPVVVKPSKQGSTVGLNIVREPGALHAAVVEAFRYDDEVMIERFVPGRELTVGILGDAVLPTIEIQPAKELYDYECKYTPGMAQEFVAELPAEIQATLADQAQRAFSALKLGGYARIDFRLDPAGQPWCLEANTLPGMTPTSLIPQAAAAAGVLFPDLCERIVQLALAASRDR from the coding sequence ATGCGCCATGCCATCACCGTCCTCCTCGGCGGCACCTCCGCCGAACGCGATGTCTCCCTGTCGAGCGGTTTGCGCATCGCGGCCGCGCTGCGCGAGAAGGGGCACGAGGTCATCTGCCTCGATCCGGCCGAGGGCGTGCTGACGCGCGAAACGGAGCATCGGTTGCTGGCGGCGGGCGTGGGCAGTGCGCCGCCGTCGCTCGAGGCCCTGGCCGGCATGGCGTCGCAGTCGCTGTCGCCCACGCTGGGCACGCTCCCTGAGGTCACCGAGGCGGACGTGGTGTTTCTCGCGCTGCACGGCGGCCAGGGGGAAGACGGCACGGTGCAGGCGCTGCTGGACATGGTGGGGGTGCCGTACACCGGCAGCGGCCACCTGGCGAGTGCGCTGGCCATGGACAAGCACCTGAGCAAGGTGGTGCTGCGAGCCGCCGGCGTGTCCACGGCCGACTGGATCATGGCGCCGCGCGATGTGCGCCGCCTGGATGCGGCGCAGGTGGGGCGCGCGCTCGACTGGCCGGTCGTGGTGAAGCCCTCCAAGCAGGGGAGTACGGTGGGGCTCAACATCGTGCGGGAGCCGGGCGCGCTGCACGCCGCCGTGGTGGAGGCGTTCCGGTACGACGACGAGGTCATGATCGAGCGGTTCGTCCCGGGGCGGGAGCTCACCGTGGGCATTCTGGGGGACGCGGTGCTGCCCACGATCGAGATACAGCCGGCGAAGGAGCTGTACGACTACGAGTGCAAGTACACGCCCGGCATGGCGCAGGAGTTCGTAGCCGAACTACCAGCGGAGATTCAGGCGACGCTGGCCGATCAGGCCCAGCGGGCCTTTTCGGCGCTCAAGCTGGGCGGCTATGCCCGGATCGATTTCCGGTTGGACCCCGCGGGGCAGCCGTGGTGTCTGGAAGCGAACACGTTGCCCGGGATGACACCCACGAGTCTCATCCCGCAGGCCGCCGCGGCGGCTGGTGTCTTGTTTCCCGACCTGTGTGAGCGCATCGTGCAGCTGGCCCTCGCGGCGTCGCGGGATCGCTGA
- a CDS encoding rhomboid family intramembrane serine protease: MSYVTYDEFESARTPSAVYWLIGLCVAVYFVQATLVGDANMANWLGYASGDLQSRSLWTLVTYMFVHGGLVHLLLNMWTLWLFGPRVERSWGASTFTWYYLWCGLGGWAFHAMLQPNAGILVGASAAILGVAVAYASRWPDDEVLFFGVVPMKVKWLVVFMALINITMTVIDSGSTGGTAYAAHIGGMLAGWIYLRAPNVGSLDRLRSRIASAPDYGDEPPRAVPKSSRPRERERETDDIVAQSKAAMARVRPAPKPQPKEQPVVPTPAVVPAASTALDAVLDKIAATGMESLTVAERLLLDEWSKRLRELT, encoded by the coding sequence ATGAGTTACGTCACCTACGACGAGTTCGAGTCTGCGCGCACCCCGAGCGCCGTGTATTGGCTGATCGGGTTGTGCGTGGCCGTGTATTTCGTGCAGGCCACGCTCGTGGGCGACGCGAACATGGCCAACTGGCTGGGCTACGCCTCCGGCGATCTGCAGTCACGCTCGCTGTGGACGCTGGTGACCTACATGTTCGTGCACGGTGGGTTGGTGCATCTGCTGCTCAACATGTGGACACTCTGGCTCTTCGGGCCGCGTGTGGAGCGGTCGTGGGGGGCCAGCACCTTCACCTGGTATTACCTGTGGTGCGGGCTGGGGGGGTGGGCGTTCCACGCCATGTTGCAGCCCAATGCCGGTATTCTGGTGGGTGCTTCGGCGGCCATTCTGGGCGTGGCGGTGGCGTATGCGAGTCGCTGGCCCGACGACGAAGTCCTGTTCTTCGGCGTGGTGCCCATGAAGGTGAAGTGGCTGGTGGTGTTCATGGCGCTCATCAACATCACCATGACGGTGATCGACAGCGGCAGCACCGGGGGCACGGCCTACGCGGCGCACATCGGCGGCATGCTGGCCGGCTGGATCTACCTGCGCGCCCCCAACGTGGGGAGTCTCGACCGCCTCCGCAGCCGCATTGCGTCGGCGCCCGACTACGGCGACGAGCCGCCGCGCGCCGTCCCCAAGAGCAGCCGCCCGCGCGAGCGGGAGCGCGAGACCGACGACATCGTGGCGCAGAGCAAGGCGGCCATGGCACGGGTGCGTCCGGCGCCCAAGCCGCAGCCCAAGGAGCAGCCGGTGGTACCCACGCCGGCGGTGGTGCCGGCGGCGAGCACGGCGCTCGATGCGGTGCTGGACAAGATTGCGGCCACCGGGATGGAGAGTCTCACGGTGGCCGAGCGGCTGCTGCTGGACGAGTGGTCGAAGCGGCTGCGCGAACTGACGTGA
- the queF gene encoding preQ(1) synthase — MPKPQLLETFPNPYADRKYEIYMETDEFTSLCPLGGVETDAVELKLLEGGAPDFATIKITYWPAEQCLELKSLKLYFWSYRNDGIFYERAVNHILDDLVAACRPHAMTVVGDFNVRGGLKSIITARYDR; from the coding sequence ATGCCCAAGCCACAACTGCTGGAAACGTTTCCGAATCCGTATGCGGATCGGAAGTACGAGATCTACATGGAGACCGACGAGTTCACGTCGCTCTGCCCCCTCGGCGGCGTTGAGACCGACGCGGTGGAACTCAAGCTGCTGGAAGGCGGCGCGCCCGACTTCGCGACCATCAAGATCACCTACTGGCCGGCCGAGCAGTGTCTCGAGCTGAAGAGCCTGAAGCTCTATTTCTGGAGCTACCGCAACGACGGCATCTTTTATGAGCGGGCGGTGAACCACATCCTCGACGATCTGGTGGCCGCGTGCCGGCCGCATGCGATGACGGTGGTGGGGGATTTCAACGTGCGTGGTGGGCTCAAGAGCATCATCACCGCGCGCTACGACCGGTAG
- a CDS encoding DUF547 domain-containing protein, with amino-acid sequence MRHSPWVRVALLVMVLLAAWILARATGLLDLLRLDRLPTLIRTAREVAWAAPAFVVGYALITTFGLPATPMTLAGGALFGPWVGSLVNWLGATLGATGAFVLARAIGRDAVRALLGKRAGALDALTGEQAFGALLRLRLLPLIPFNGLNFGAGLAGVKPGSYVLATALGIVPGTVVYTYFADALLAGVDGAREAALQRVAVAGVLLVLLSFLPMLARRAGWLSAAILVGVSFSPMNAAPAQSAADVPQALVDHAPFDRLLQQWVVNGAVDYDAFAGSADFARYLDALAAAHPERMAPADQLAYWINVYNAYTIQLINSRRERRSIRNINKRFGVTLKSPWAEPIVKAGGRTLTLDDVEHRIIRPTYKDARIHVALVCAAKGCPPLRSEAFVGSRLDAQLDDQARRFLAEPFKNRVDVVARTVYGSPIFTWYREDFGGTLAGVGAFWARYVNDASARILLRSGRFTWVDTEYDWTLNARARP; translated from the coding sequence ATGCGGCATAGTCCGTGGGTCCGCGTGGCGCTATTGGTGATGGTCCTGCTCGCGGCGTGGATCCTGGCACGCGCAACCGGACTGCTGGACCTGTTGCGACTCGACCGACTGCCAACGCTCATCCGTACGGCGCGCGAGGTGGCGTGGGCGGCGCCGGCGTTCGTGGTGGGGTACGCGCTCATCACCACGTTTGGCCTCCCCGCCACGCCCATGACGCTTGCCGGTGGCGCGCTGTTCGGCCCGTGGGTCGGCAGTCTCGTCAACTGGCTCGGGGCCACGCTCGGTGCGACTGGCGCATTCGTGCTGGCCCGCGCCATTGGTCGCGATGCGGTCCGCGCCTTGCTCGGCAAGCGGGCAGGGGCACTCGACGCACTCACCGGCGAACAGGCGTTTGGGGCGTTGCTTCGCCTCCGCCTACTCCCGCTCATCCCGTTCAATGGCCTCAACTTCGGCGCCGGGCTCGCCGGGGTGAAGCCTGGCAGTTATGTGCTCGCCACGGCGCTCGGGATCGTACCGGGAACGGTCGTTTATACGTACTTCGCCGATGCACTCCTCGCCGGTGTGGATGGCGCGCGCGAAGCGGCCCTGCAGCGCGTCGCAGTGGCGGGCGTGTTGTTGGTGCTCCTGTCGTTTCTCCCCATGCTCGCCAGACGTGCCGGATGGCTCTCTGCGGCGATCCTCGTGGGCGTGTCGTTCTCCCCCATGAACGCGGCGCCGGCGCAGTCGGCTGCCGATGTACCACAAGCGCTTGTGGATCACGCACCGTTCGACCGGCTGCTGCAGCAGTGGGTGGTGAATGGGGCGGTGGATTACGATGCGTTTGCGGGATCCGCCGACTTTGCGCGTTATCTCGACGCGCTTGCAGCAGCACACCCGGAGCGCATGGCGCCCGCCGACCAGTTGGCCTACTGGATCAATGTGTACAATGCCTACACCATCCAGCTGATCAACAGCCGCAGGGAACGGCGCTCGATCCGCAACATCAACAAGCGGTTCGGAGTGACCCTGAAGAGTCCATGGGCCGAGCCGATCGTGAAGGCGGGTGGACGCACGCTCACCCTCGACGACGTGGAGCACCGCATCATTCGCCCGACCTACAAGGACGCACGAATCCACGTCGCGCTGGTGTGCGCGGCCAAGGGATGTCCACCGCTGCGGAGCGAAGCGTTCGTGGGCAGCCGCCTGGATGCGCAACTCGATGATCAGGCCCGACGGTTTCTCGCGGAACCATTCAAGAATCGAGTGGATGTCGTGGCACGCACGGTGTACGGCTCGCCGATCTTCACATGGTACCGTGAGGACTTCGGCGGAACGCTCGCGGGCGTGGGCGCCTTTTGGGCGCGCTACGTGAACGATGCGTCCGCGCGCATACTGCTGCGTAGCGGGCGCTTCACGTGGGTGGATACGGAATACGACTGGACGCTGAACGCGCGCGCGCGGCCGTAG